The Panicum virgatum strain AP13 chromosome 3N, P.virgatum_v5, whole genome shotgun sequence genome includes the window ATTGCCATCACCATTGCATAGTAAACCTGGCGTAGGATTTCCATCTAATCCGTGGCTCGGGTTCAGATACAGCAGTCTGGTTCAAGAGTATCTCAAGTTTCATGTTCTATTTCCATCTGTTCACTTAGTTTTTGCATTTATACTTGAAAAATTAAGTTTCTAAGATTCTTGTAATAAGCCAACGCTAATCGTGGAGGATGATCTGATTCAATGAGTCGAACTGCGCATCTTGTTCCACTCCGCATGTTCCCCTCCGCATGTTCTCCTGCGCTCGCACGCGATGCGGCATCGCAGCCGCGCGCTCGTCGCGGCTGCTCGTCCTCCTAGCGCCTTCCCCCACCGTGCGTCttgtgcggcggcggcaagtcGCTGCGCGGCGTCTCCTGTGGCCTCCTATCCGAATTGGAAGCACATCGCtgggagcagaggcggcgccCTGTGGTCTCCTATCCGAATTGGAAGCAAATCGCCGGTACGTCCACACCGGATCAAGGTTGTTCTTGTTCGCTGGTACGTCGGAATCGAAGTATTGGCTGACTCCGAGTCAAGTTTGTTCTTGTTCCCGACTCAGAATCAAGGTTGCTGGTTGTGTTGTTGTTCTTGTAATAAATAGCAAGAGTATCCTTTTTGCAGAGACATCTGAAAATTGTTGGGCTATATCCAACGTGTTGTCGCCGAGACTTTCCTCGCCGTGGACGAAGTTGTCGGCTTTGCGTCCTCTCGTGCAGCACCTCTGCTGTCACCATCTGCCAGTCCTTCGGCGCGATGGCGGTGGATCTGACCCCGAGGCAGCCGAAGAAGACATACGGCGGCGAGGGCAGCGCCTACTACGAGTGGAGTCCCGCCGACCTGCCCATGCTCGGCGTCGCCTCCATCGGCGCGGCCAAGCTCTCGCTCGCCGCTGGCAGCCTCTCGCTACCCAGCTACTCCGACTCCGCCAAGGTCGCCTACGTGCTTCAAGGTACGCGCACCACCCGTTTCTCTGATCGGTCGCTCGTAGTCTCGTAGATCAGCGCAGAGCAGAGCGAATATggctgtttttttttattttaccaGATTAGATTCGTGCATCAGATctctattttgtttttttaataatataaatttgattcaaattgcGCACTGTACTATTCTGGCTAGTGGTTACTGTTTCGACGATTGTGAAGTCTTAGTTTAAAGGCGTCGTGATCATGATGTCCCCATCACGCATCTGAGAAGTAAAACCTGATACCCATGTAGTTCAATTTCAATGACACCACTATGTTCATGACTACTAGCACGAGCAATAAATAATTCGTAGCTGTTTTCTGTTTTGGAAATTCATTCGTTGCAGTGAATTTGTTCatgcttttgtttttttattatgatTGATGCTTGGTGCAGGCACGGGTACCTGCGGCATTGTCCTGCCCGAGGCCACCAAGGAGAAGGTCGTCGGCGTGAAGGAGGGCGACGCCCTGGCGCTCCCCTTCGGCGTGGTGACCTGGTGGCACAACGCCCCCGACGCCACGACGGAGCTCATCGTCCTCTTCCTCGGCGACACCTCCAAGGGCCACAAGGCCGGCCAGTTCACCAACTTCCAGCTGACGGGCGCCAACGGCATCTTCACCGGCTTCTCCACCGAGTTCGTGGGCCGCGCCTGGGACCTCACCCAGGATGACGCCGCCAAGCTCGTGTCCAGCCAGCCCGCATCGGGCATCGTCAAGCTCGGCGCCGGGCAGAAGCTCCCCGCCCCATCTGCGGAGGACCGCAAGGGCATGGCCCTCAACTGCCTGGAGGCGCCGCTGGACGTGGACATCAAGAACGGCGGGCGCGTGGTGGTGCTCAACACCCAGAacctgccgctggtgaaggaggtCGGGCTCGGCGCCGACCTGGTCCGCATCGACGCCCACTCCATGTGCTCCCCGGGGTTCTCGTGCGACTCGGCGTACC containing:
- the LOC120666013 gene encoding 12S seed storage globulin 1-like — encoded protein: MAVDLTPRQPKKTYGGEGSAYYEWSPADLPMLGVASIGAAKLSLAAGSLSLPSYSDSAKVAYVLQGTGTCGIVLPEATKEKVVGVKEGDALALPFGVVTWWHNAPDATTELIVLFLGDTSKGHKAGQFTNFQLTGANGIFTGFSTEFVGRAWDLTQDDAAKLVSSQPASGIVKLGAGQKLPAPSAEDRKGMALNCLEAPLDVDIKNGGRVVVLNTQNLPLVKEVGLGADLVRIDAHSMCSPGFSCDSAYQVTYIVRGSGRVQVVGTDGKRVLETHVEGGYLFIVPRFFVVSKIADASGLEWFSIITTPNPIFSHLAGRTSVWKAISPEVLEASFNTTPEMEKLFRSKRLDSEIFFAPN